A genomic region of Desulfosarcina ovata subsp. ovata contains the following coding sequences:
- a CDS encoding aldehyde ferredoxin oxidoreductase family protein, with product MPLQRKTAFINLSTREVDVQDIPLSLRKNFFGGRGLNMYYLTHLAPKGLDPFDAESPLIFGAGLMTGVLGGRMNVSGKSPESGYLADSNVGGYFGAELAGTGFSHLVITGKSPTPVYLYINNGNIAFVNATHLWGKKTGETQTLIRDELKDDKIQTMCIGPAGENRVRFACIITGPKNAAGRTGLGALMGSKNLKAIAVRGNTPFSIHDPKGYLDLLRATSRKATSSAWGKALGEYGTPILFKNANTRGWTSYRYHQKTTVGDRGQELFAENFKAKMGNGANSCFGCPVHCRHRFEIKAGRFKGTKGEGPEYASFASMGPTLGNLDLSSVVYLSELCNQYGVDTISGGNYLGFAFTLFEKGIITKADVGYALNWGDHDAIERLLTDTVYRKGFGDIMAEGSFAVNRLPAEAGKHLLTIKNVSIEMTDERAAKALAFGLAVATRGTCHMRSRPSADVVNYPREILSQFYGGDVGKDFKDYTGKARMVWWHELFNAVTDSVGICRLAGVFSSINAIGYLDICQLLQKAVGLDMSDDDLYTLGERIYTTERMFINREGISRKDDHLPDLYYEQPIPDGPTQGETIDKAKFETLLDDYYRLHGWNDIGIPTEDTVNRLNLDALINQEVAKCA from the coding sequence ATGCCGCTGCAAAGAAAAACCGCGTTTATCAATTTGAGTACCCGTGAAGTCGATGTTCAGGATATCCCGCTGAGCCTGAGAAAAAATTTTTTCGGCGGCAGGGGACTGAATATGTACTATCTGACCCATCTGGCGCCCAAGGGGCTCGATCCCTTTGATGCTGAAAGTCCGTTGATCTTCGGTGCCGGCCTGATGACCGGTGTACTGGGGGGACGAATGAACGTTTCCGGTAAATCGCCCGAGAGCGGTTATCTCGCCGATTCCAATGTGGGCGGATATTTTGGCGCCGAGCTGGCCGGCACCGGATTCAGCCATCTGGTGATCACCGGCAAAAGCCCCACCCCGGTCTATCTGTATATCAATAATGGAAACATCGCCTTTGTGAACGCCACCCATCTGTGGGGCAAAAAAACCGGGGAAACCCAAACCCTGATCCGCGATGAACTGAAAGATGACAAAATCCAGACCATGTGCATCGGCCCTGCCGGTGAAAACCGGGTCCGGTTTGCCTGCATCATCACCGGCCCCAAAAACGCCGCCGGCAGAACCGGCCTGGGAGCGCTGATGGGTTCCAAAAACCTCAAAGCGATCGCGGTCAGGGGCAACACGCCGTTTTCCATCCATGATCCCAAGGGCTATCTCGATCTTCTCAGAGCGACCAGCCGGAAAGCCACCAGCAGCGCCTGGGGCAAGGCCCTCGGCGAATACGGAACCCCGATTCTTTTTAAGAACGCCAATACCCGGGGATGGACCAGCTACCGGTATCACCAGAAAACCACCGTCGGCGACCGGGGCCAGGAACTGTTTGCCGAAAATTTCAAAGCCAAAATGGGCAACGGCGCGAACTCCTGTTTCGGGTGTCCCGTCCACTGCCGGCACCGCTTCGAGATCAAGGCCGGCCGCTTCAAGGGAACCAAAGGCGAAGGCCCCGAATATGCCAGCTTTGCGTCGATGGGGCCGACCCTGGGCAACCTGGATTTGTCCTCGGTGGTCTATTTATCCGAACTTTGCAATCAATACGGGGTCGACACCATTTCAGGCGGCAACTACCTGGGCTTCGCATTCACCTTGTTTGAGAAGGGCATCATCACCAAAGCCGATGTGGGCTATGCACTCAACTGGGGCGATCACGATGCCATCGAACGGCTGCTGACCGACACCGTGTACCGGAAAGGCTTTGGCGATATCATGGCCGAAGGCAGTTTTGCCGTAAATCGGCTCCCCGCCGAAGCCGGAAAGCACCTGCTGACCATAAAAAATGTATCCATCGAAATGACCGATGAACGGGCGGCCAAAGCACTGGCGTTCGGGCTGGCCGTGGCCACCCGGGGAACCTGCCACATGCGCAGCCGGCCGTCCGCCGATGTGGTCAATTACCCCAGGGAAATTCTCAGCCAATTCTACGGCGGTGACGTGGGTAAGGATTTCAAGGATTACACGGGCAAGGCCCGCATGGTCTGGTGGCACGAACTGTTCAATGCGGTGACCGATTCGGTGGGGATTTGCCGTCTGGCCGGCGTCTTCAGCAGCATCAACGCCATCGGGTATCTGGACATCTGCCAATTGCTGCAAAAAGCCGTCGGCCTTGATATGAGCGATGACGATCTCTACACCCTGGGCGAAAGGATTTACACCACGGAACGGATGTTCATCAACCGCGAAGGCATATCGAGAAAGGATGACCACCTGCCGGATCTGTATTACGAGCAGCCGATTCCCGATGGCCCCACCCAAGGGGAGACCATCGACAAAGCCAAGTTCGAGACCCTGCTGGACGACTACTACCGGCTCCACGGCTGGAACGATATCGGCATCCCCACCGAGGACACCGTCAATCGTTTGAACCTGGACGCGTTAATCAATCAGGAGGTGGCCAAATGCGCATAA